In Juglans microcarpa x Juglans regia isolate MS1-56 chromosome 4S, Jm3101_v1.0, whole genome shotgun sequence, a single window of DNA contains:
- the LOC121263528 gene encoding cytochrome P450 84A1-like has translation MDSILLKGLEPFSLTVFFIVPLLFMLGLVFRIRRRLPYPPGPRGFPIFGNMGLMNQLTHRGLAKLAKQYGGIFHLRMGYLHMVAVSSPDVARQVLQVQDNIFSNRPATLAIKYLTYDRADMAFAHYGPFWRQMRKLCVMKLFSRKRAESWESVRDEVDSTVRIVAASIGKPVNVGELVFELTRNIIYRAAFGTLSHEGQDEFIGILQEFSKLFGAFNIADFIPWLSWVDPQGINVRLFKARQSLDGFIDNILDDHIAKKKKNHGSTTVSEDSDMVDDMLAFYSEDEKASESDDSFTLTKDNIKAIIMDVMFGGTETVASAIEWAMAELMRSPEDLKRVQKELADVVGLDRRIEESDFEKLTYLKCALKETLRLHPPIPLLLHETSEDAEVAGYRIPAKSRIMINAWAIGRDGNSWEDAETFKPSRFLRENVPDFKGSNFEFIPFGSGRRSCPGMQLGLYALDLAVAHLLHCFTWELPDGMKPSELDMNDVFGLTAPRASRLIAVPSKRVVCQLD, from the exons ATGGATTCTATTCTCCTCAAAGGGTTGGAACCTTTTTCCCTGACAGTCTTCTTCATCGTCCCCTTACTGTTCATGTTGGGTCTAGTTTTCCGTATCCGCAGAAGGCTGCCATATCCACCGGGGCCTAGAGGTTTTCCGATCTTCGGTAACATGGGGTTGATGAACCAGTTAACCCACCGCGGTTTGGCCAAGTTGGCCAAACAATACGGCGGAATCTTTCATCTCCGGATGGGGTACTTACACATGGTGGCCGTGTCCAGCCCCGACGTGGCGCGCCAGGTCCTTCAGGTACAGGACAACATCTTCTCCAACCGCCCGGCAACCTTAGCAATCAAGTACCTCACCTACGACCGCGCCGACATGGCCTTCGCTCACTACGGTCCCTTCTGGCGCCAGATGCGCAAGCTCTGCGTCATGAAGCTGTTCAGCCGCAAACGAGCGGAGTCGTGGGAGTCGGTACGCGACGAGGTGGACTCGACCGTGAGGATCGTGGCGGCCAGCATCGGCAAGCCTGTGAACGTCGGGGAGCTGGTGTTCGAACTAACGAGGAATATAATCTATCGGGCAGCGTTCGGGACACTGTCGCACGAAGGACAGGACGAGTTTATTGGGATACTGCAGGAGTTCTCCAAGCTGTTCGGAGCTTTCAACATCGCAGATTTCATTCCTTGGCTGTCCTGGGTTGATCCCCAGGGTATCAACGTGAGGCTCTTCAAGGCTCGACAGTCTCTGGACGGATTCATCGACAACATCCTCGACGATCACATagcgaagaagaagaaaaatcatgGGTCGACGACGGTTAGTGAGGACAGTGATATGGTGGATGATATGTTGGCTTTTTACAGCGAGGACGAAAAAGCTAGCGAGTCCGATGACTCCTTCACACTCACCAAAGATAACATCAAAGCCATCATAATG GACGTAATGTTTGGGGGGACGGAGACGGTGGCGTCAGCAATAGAATGGGCAATGGCCGAGTTGATGAGGAGCCCGGAGGATCTAAAGAGGGTTCAGAAAGAGCTCGCCGACGTTGTGGGTCTGGACCGGCGAATCGAAGAGAGCGACTTCGAGAAGCTAACTTACCTAAAGTGCGCTCTCAAGGAGACTCTACGCCTCCATCCACCCATTCCATTACTCCTCCACGAGACCTCCGAGGATGCCGAGGTTGCCGGGTACAGAATTCCGGCCAAGTCCCGCATCATGATCAACGCATGGGCGATTGGCAGGGACGGGAACTCGTGGGAGGATGCTGAGACTTTCAAGCCCTCGAGGTTTCTTAGAGAGAACGTGCCGGACTTCAAAGGGAGCAACTTTGAGTTTATTCCGTTCGGTTCTGGCCGGAGATCCTGCCCCGGCATGCAACTCGGGCTCTACGCGCTGGACTTAGCCGTGGCTCACCTCCTCCATTGTTTCACATGGGAATTGCCGGACGGGATGAAGCCCAGTGAGCTGGACATGAACGACGTGTTCGGACTCACTGCGCCGAGGGCGAGTCGACTCATTGCAGTACCCAGTAAACGGGTGGTGTGCCAACTGGATTGA